In the genome of Scylla paramamosain isolate STU-SP2022 chromosome 2, ASM3559412v1, whole genome shotgun sequence, the window tggtgtatgataaggctttgttaattggattataagataaaactaaaaataggtaatgattttttttaagtaagtatgaacagtaaaaataaaaggatgttgatttcggcttgtgcattttatctgggaatgttgaaaaatatcagatatcacgGACACGTcttgtatatgaaagtaatcagtgaaataaaaaaaaagaacagcaccgctggcggacgtacgacgtacttatcttgatcatgattcttcagttaaagaaagcgccgcgcgccgttaCGAAGGAGTgcaaagtgtaaacaatagcctctcagttctgccgatacaaaggcctgaCTCAGAAGAAATACTAGGTcaacctgtaccatcaagatcaagctGGAGCCTGGAAGCTACAAGTATGCCGAATTATACATGTGCTGTAGCAGACTGCACATCAGActcaagaaaagggaagagaaacacagaCCAAGTAACTGAAGATGTCAAACGATTTGTGAGATTTCCAAGTGCAAAAAAGGAAcctaaaaggaggaagatgtgggAGGAGAGGTGCAGGCGTGCAGGTGGATGGAAGGCAACACAGAATCACGCTGTATGCTCCTTACACTTTTTGGACTGGAACAATGGACCATCACCTGAACATTCAGACCCAACTTTATTCGCTTATAATGGGTGGGGAAGAAACCATCATGCAGTTATTAATAGGAAGGCAAACAGTCTCCAGTGCCAGGGGCAAGATGTCATTGCAGCACCTAACGCCTCAGCATCCACACAGTGCAACACTGAAACACAGTTTCCTCAAGAAGAGGTGCTACCCCTGAATGTCCAAGACTGGGGGGAGGTAGAAGTATGCACTACCACAGAAGATTCAGGTGGGTTACATTtgagttattttattattaagattgtcaagttaaggttaggttgttggtttttttcttttaggtaaaaaaaaaaagtttcagagAGAAAACAATTCTTTAACATTGTCTCCTAAATGAAAATTCACTACTTGAGATGTGTGATCCTAAACTTAGAACAGTGGCTAGTGTTATCTACATATTACCCAAATGCTCAGGTAATCACTCAAATATTCACATGACACCTGATCCATGACTGTGTCAGCACTGAAAGATATTTAATATTTATTAGGCTATGCCTGTACTTTGCAACAGTTAACTATATGATCAAGTAAAACTAAATAttatggtagtttttttttattatttgattatttatttatgtattttttgtttttttacttcatgCTTGATCACATGTGATTAATACTTATATTCATATCTTCTACAGATACTACAGTTCCTGATGAGAGCTGCAATGTTTTGGGTGACCACACATATGGAGCTTATACCCATAGTGAAACTGTTGCAGAGCCAGTAGATGTAGAGGTGCAGACTGACCAGTTTACAACACTTGAGAAAGCTTCACAAACTTATGAGGAAGTACATGAGGTGAGCAAACTATACTTATGCTACAtactcttattattcttttatctttttttccatcatcataTTATCATCATATTATTAGCATGATTTCCCTACCCATCATAATCATGtgttattaagagagagagggagggagagagagagagagagagagagagagagagagagagagagagagagagagagagagagagagagagagtgaggccGGAGTGACTTGGGTTGAACGAAGGAAAGGCCG includes:
- the LOC135111695 gene encoding uncharacterized protein LOC135111695 isoform X2, which codes for MPNYTCAVADCTSDSRKGKRNTDQVTEDVKRFVRFPSAKKEPKRRKMWEERCRRAGGWKATQNHAVCSLHFLDWNNGPSPEHSDPTLFAYNGWGRNHHAVINRKANSLQCQGQDVIAAPNASASTQCNTETQFPQEEVLPLNVQDWGEVEVCTTTEDSDTTVPDESCNVLGDHTYGAYTHSETVAEPVDVEVQTDQFTTLEKASQTYEEVHEWERNNVVEDGALRSAFIPKILRKSESIKRYTAWCKTTHPTIYEEGSQ